In Desulfuromonas sp. KJ2020, a single window of DNA contains:
- a CDS encoding STAS domain-containing protein — MILNIEDKGAVVLIEIKEERLDAHNSSDLKAQMLNLFEEGKNDIVVDLGEVRFVDSSGLGALVSGFKNASARNGNLKLSGLQPQVRSMFELTRLHRVFEIFPGTEEALSSF; from the coding sequence ATGATTTTGAACATTGAAGACAAAGGCGCCGTCGTACTTATTGAGATCAAGGAAGAGAGACTGGATGCCCACAACAGCAGCGACCTGAAAGCTCAGATGCTCAATCTTTTTGAGGAGGGCAAGAATGACATTGTGGTGGATCTAGGTGAAGTCCGTTTTGTCGACTCCTCCGGGCTTGGCGCTCTGGTTTCTGGATTTAAAAACGCCAGCGCGCGCAACGGCAATCTCAAACTCAGTGGATTACAACCTCAGGTCCGTTCCATGTTTGAACTGACCCGTCTTCACCGCGTTTTTGAAATTTTCCCGGGAACGGAAGAGGCCCTGAGCAGTTTCTAA
- a CDS encoding ATP-binding protein, with amino-acid sequence MEKIEVDIKVPNQTRYLSLIGKIGEGLAMTLERYKGDREELAYHLNLVLTEAMTNAIRHANEDDPGKELHITISIMEKTLKILVYDEGQGFDINSLPSPDFKNLDEHGRGVYIIRALMDQVVYRKHGKGHVLVMEKKFH; translated from the coding sequence ATGGAAAAAATAGAGGTGGACATTAAGGTTCCCAATCAGACACGGTACCTGAGCCTGATCGGGAAAATCGGGGAAGGCCTTGCCATGACCCTGGAGCGATACAAGGGAGATCGGGAAGAGCTGGCCTATCACCTGAATCTGGTCCTGACAGAAGCCATGACTAATGCCATACGGCACGCCAACGAAGACGATCCCGGCAAGGAGTTGCACATCACTATCTCCATCATGGAGAAAACCCTTAAAATTCTCGTTTACGACGAGGGACAAGGGTTCGATATCAACTCACTCCCCTCACCTGACTTCAAAAATCTTGATGAACACGGCCGGGGCGTCTATATCATTCGCGCTCTCATGGATCAAGTCGTCTACCGAAAACACGGCAAAGGCCATGTGCTGGTTATGGAAAAGAAGTTTCATTAG
- a CDS encoding HAD family hydrolase yields the protein MSKVSGLIFDCDGVLFESRAANLAYYNRVLAHFGVDEVTPEDTSRAHLCHTAASPQVFKALLGTARVDAALEVASQLDYRQFIPFMVPEPHLYPTLETLAQNFPLAVATNRGNSMEEILRHFELDRFFQVVVTSRDVPRPKPYPDMLFLAAERLGLPCRDLLFVGDSDLDHEAARGAGVRFVAYKGMMAGDLTIHGHAELVSYLAC from the coding sequence ATGTCCAAGGTTAGCGGTCTCATCTTTGATTGTGACGGGGTTCTTTTTGAAAGCCGGGCTGCCAACCTGGCTTACTATAACCGGGTGCTTGCCCACTTTGGCGTCGATGAAGTCACACCGGAAGACACCAGCCGCGCCCATCTTTGCCACACGGCAGCCAGCCCGCAGGTCTTTAAAGCTCTTTTGGGGACGGCTCGCGTGGATGCTGCCTTAGAGGTTGCCTCGCAACTCGATTACCGGCAGTTTATCCCTTTTATGGTCCCAGAGCCCCACCTTTACCCAACCCTCGAAACATTGGCGCAAAATTTCCCTCTGGCTGTCGCGACCAATCGCGGCAACAGCATGGAAGAGATTCTTCGCCATTTTGAGCTCGACCGATTTTTTCAGGTGGTGGTGACCAGTCGGGACGTGCCCAGGCCCAAGCCCTATCCGGATATGCTTTTTCTGGCGGCGGAGCGTCTGGGGCTACCCTGCCGGGATCTGCTCTTTGTGGGGGATTCAGACCTGGACCACGAAGCGGCCCGGGGGGCGGGAGTCCGATTCGTGGCCTATAAAGGGATGATGGCAGGAGATCTCACCATCCATGGACATGCTGAACTTGTGTCTTACCTCGCCTGCTAA
- the lgt gene encoding prolipoprotein diacylglyceryl transferase → MLTYPQIDPIIFQIGPLAVRWYGMMYLLGFIISYFIIGHLSRRRSLGIDHDGVSDLLFYAALGVILGGRLGYTLFYKFSYYLSHPLEILAIWEGGMSFHGGLLGVVVSVMLFCKRRQLSVLLTGDILVTAAAVGLGLGRVGNFINGELWGRVTDVPWGMVFPQAGPLPRHPSQLYEAFLEGLVLFVVLWLLHRKNPRPGIPFFSFFLLYGLFRFVVEFFRQPDQHLGFLWAGATMGQLLSLPMVLVGVMGLLAIHQGNKRHVQG, encoded by the coding sequence ATGTTGACTTATCCTCAGATAGATCCGATCATTTTTCAAATCGGGCCCCTTGCCGTTCGCTGGTACGGCATGATGTACCTTTTGGGATTCATTATTTCCTATTTCATCATCGGGCATTTGTCTCGCCGGCGCAGTCTGGGGATTGATCATGATGGAGTTTCTGATCTGCTCTTCTATGCCGCCCTCGGGGTTATCCTGGGGGGGCGGCTTGGGTATACCCTGTTTTACAAATTTTCCTATTATCTTTCGCATCCGCTGGAAATTCTGGCCATATGGGAAGGTGGCATGAGTTTTCACGGGGGGCTGCTCGGTGTGGTGGTCTCGGTGATGTTGTTTTGCAAGCGTCGACAGCTTTCCGTGTTGCTGACTGGTGACATCCTGGTCACTGCCGCTGCGGTTGGTCTCGGGTTGGGTCGGGTCGGCAATTTTATTAACGGCGAATTGTGGGGGCGGGTGACGGATGTGCCTTGGGGCATGGTTTTTCCGCAGGCCGGTCCGCTGCCCAGACACCCCAGTCAGCTTTATGAGGCTTTCCTGGAGGGGCTCGTCCTTTTTGTGGTCCTGTGGCTATTGCACCGAAAAAATCCTCGTCCCGGCATCCCTTTTTTTTCCTTTTTCCTATTGTATGGATTGTTTCGCTTCGTGGTCGAATTTTTCAGGCAACCGGACCAACATCTCGGTTTTCTCTGGGCCGGTGCCACCATGGGGCAGTTGCTGTCCCTGCCGATGGTCCTGGTCGGTGTGATGGGCCTTTTGGCTATCCACCAAGGAAATAAACGACATGTCCAAGGTTAG
- a CDS encoding RluA family pseudouridine synthase, translating into MVFRFVPQKEHHGQRIDQFIPAVDDSFSRSKIRKIIDIGGVHVAGRRLRKCSYPVQTGEQIEVYVDGRPLDIFSLNPKNIIYQDSYIVIVNKPPGVETQPTPARYKGTLYEALLRHLANPFRPQDTPEIGMAQRLDRDTSGVLVFSIHSKAHKNLTHSIASHQVEKRYLALVNGCPEKDQGEIQSFLARRRADNLMKSVEKGGKQALTRYRVLQSFSDCSLLEVEIPTGRSHQIRVHLKEIGHPLLGDTRYGGPDRLGPVPIGRQMLHAWKIVLPHPVHGDIKEWEAPVPPDMNSLIETLSSSAQAE; encoded by the coding sequence ATGGTTTTTAGATTTGTTCCTCAGAAAGAACACCACGGGCAGCGCATCGATCAATTTATTCCCGCTGTGGATGATTCTTTTTCCCGTAGTAAAATTCGTAAAATTATCGATATAGGCGGCGTTCACGTCGCCGGCAGGCGACTTCGAAAATGTTCTTACCCCGTTCAGACGGGTGAACAAATCGAAGTTTATGTTGATGGGCGTCCGCTCGACATCTTTTCCCTGAACCCTAAAAACATAATTTATCAGGACTCCTATATCGTTATAGTCAATAAGCCTCCCGGAGTCGAAACCCAGCCCACTCCCGCGCGTTATAAAGGCACACTTTATGAGGCCCTTCTGCGACACCTGGCCAATCCTTTCCGTCCTCAGGATACACCTGAAATCGGCATGGCTCAACGCCTGGACCGAGATACTTCAGGTGTCCTTGTTTTTTCTATTCATAGCAAAGCTCACAAAAACCTGACCCATTCCATCGCTTCTCATCAGGTTGAAAAACGGTACCTTGCTCTGGTTAATGGCTGCCCTGAGAAGGACCAAGGAGAAATTCAATCTTTTTTAGCGCGCAGACGAGCCGACAACCTCATGAAGTCGGTCGAAAAGGGAGGTAAACAAGCCCTGACGCGTTATCGAGTTCTGCAGTCATTTTCAGACTGTTCGTTGCTTGAGGTAGAAATCCCAACCGGCCGCTCTCATCAAATTCGTGTCCATTTGAAGGAAATCGGACACCCCCTTCTCGGGGATACCCGGTATGGTGGCCCTGACCGACTAGGTCCTGTGCCTATTGGCCGACAGATGCTCCATGCCTGGAAGATAGTTCTTCCTCACCCCGTGCATGGAGATATCAAAGAATGGGAGGCACCTGTGCCACCCGATATGAATAGTCTGATTGAAACCCTCTCGAGTTCGGCCCAGGCGGAATAA
- a CDS encoding integration host factor subunit beta, translated as MTKSELIERLSFESTSLNKKESELIVNTIFDSIGGALIDGERVEIRGFGSFTVRERDAREARNPKSGEIVKIPSKKTPFFKTGKELREKVNTD; from the coding sequence ATGACCAAAAGTGAATTGATTGAGCGTTTGTCTTTTGAGAGTACCTCTCTCAACAAAAAAGAATCCGAACTGATCGTAAATACAATTTTTGACAGTATTGGTGGGGCGCTCATTGATGGTGAACGCGTTGAAATTCGCGGTTTTGGTTCGTTCACCGTCCGTGAAAGAGATGCCCGCGAAGCCCGTAACCCCAAAAGTGGTGAAATCGTCAAGATTCCCTCCAAAAAAACTCCTTTTTTCAAAACGGGCAAAGAACTCAGAGAAAAAGTCAATACCGATTGA
- the sppA gene encoding signal peptide peptidase SppA, which translates to MVEVKGAIMTSEDVIQRLTHLRDDSSMKAVVLRVDSPGGGVGPSQEIYTEVQKLAQVKPVVVSMGSVAASGGYYIAIPAHQIVANPGTITGSIGVIMEFTNFQELLQKIGLKSQVVKSGEHKDIGSPVRPMTPDDRQILQSLIDDVHSQFVSAVAQGRDLPLDKAKTLADGRIYTGRQALEAGLVDRLGNMQDAIDLAAELAEIEGKPRVIYPRESKPKLFNYLVEETLHSMRQGLQEQSVGGMQFIWEGLN; encoded by the coding sequence GTGGTTGAAGTCAAGGGGGCGATCATGACGTCTGAGGACGTTATTCAACGACTGACGCACCTTCGCGATGACAGCAGCATGAAAGCTGTGGTATTGCGTGTTGATTCTCCCGGCGGCGGGGTAGGACCGTCCCAGGAAATCTATACAGAAGTTCAGAAACTTGCCCAGGTAAAACCCGTTGTTGTGTCCATGGGGTCTGTCGCTGCCTCAGGGGGCTACTATATAGCCATCCCGGCACACCAGATCGTCGCCAACCCCGGCACCATCACCGGCAGTATTGGTGTCATTATGGAATTCACCAATTTTCAGGAACTTCTTCAGAAAATCGGTCTTAAAAGTCAGGTCGTAAAAAGTGGTGAACATAAGGATATCGGTTCCCCTGTCCGCCCCATGACCCCTGATGATCGGCAGATCCTGCAGTCTCTTATTGATGATGTACACTCCCAATTCGTTTCCGCCGTGGCCCAAGGGCGAGACCTTCCCCTTGATAAAGCGAAAACTCTGGCCGATGGAAGAATTTATACCGGGAGGCAGGCTCTCGAAGCGGGTCTGGTGGATAGGCTCGGCAATATGCAGGACGCCATCGATCTGGCCGCTGAATTGGCCGAGATCGAAGGTAAACCGCGTGTTATCTATCCCCGTGAGTCCAAACCGAAATTGTTTAACTATCTGGTGGAAGAAACCCTTCATTCTATGCGTCAAGGATTGCAGGAACAATCTGTTGGCGGGATGCAGTTTATCTGGGAAGGTTTAAATTAG
- a CDS encoding 30S ribosomal protein S1, translating to MVENNENVNELMENEDEFGSMEESFEALFENSLKELKAGNVVTGTIVQVNPDSVVVDVGGKSEGLIPIAEFLDDNGQVKTDLKVGDQFDVLIERTENENGLISLSKEKADRMKIWNTLEEGADVEGRIVSRIKGGLSVDIGVIAFLPGSQVDLRPVRNLDKMIGETYKFKIIKLNKRRGNIVLSRRVLLEDQRENLRADTLEKLEEGQVFEGIVKNLTDYGAFIDLGGIDGLLHITDMSWGRVSHPSDILSVGDKIKVKVLKFDREKERVSLGLKQITPDPWLEVESKYPVGMRVTGKVVSLTDYGAFVELDEGVEGLIHVSEMSWTKRIKHPNKVLSIGDEVESVVLALDIPNRRISLGLKQVEPNPWDVIGEKFPAGTVIEGQVKNITDFGIFVGVDEGIDGLVHISDLSWTKRIKHPSEIYKKGDIVKAVVLNIDRENERFSLGIKQLAMDPWETIPTRYAPGTIIRGKVTSVTDFGIFVEVEEGIEGLIHVSEISKEKIDSPKSFANVGDEIEAVVLNVDTADRKIALSIKHLATQKEKAEVDAFLGAQKSATSNFGDLLQGALNKAGEDKSED from the coding sequence ATGGTGGAAAACAACGAAAACGTAAACGAACTGATGGAGAACGAAGACGAGTTTGGGAGCATGGAAGAAAGCTTCGAAGCTCTTTTTGAGAACAGCCTGAAGGAATTGAAGGCTGGGAACGTGGTCACCGGCACCATCGTTCAGGTCAATCCTGATTCGGTGGTTGTTGATGTTGGCGGTAAGTCGGAAGGACTTATTCCGATCGCCGAATTCCTTGATGACAACGGTCAGGTGAAGACTGACCTTAAAGTCGGCGACCAGTTTGATGTTTTGATCGAGCGTACAGAAAACGAAAACGGTCTGATCAGCCTGTCGAAAGAAAAAGCCGATCGGATGAAAATATGGAATACCCTGGAAGAGGGAGCCGATGTTGAGGGACGCATTGTTTCTCGTATCAAGGGCGGGCTTTCTGTCGACATCGGTGTGATCGCCTTCCTGCCTGGTTCGCAGGTCGATCTCCGTCCCGTGCGCAACCTGGACAAGATGATCGGCGAAACCTACAAATTCAAAATCATCAAACTCAACAAGCGTCGTGGTAACATCGTCCTTTCCCGTCGCGTTTTGTTGGAAGATCAGCGGGAAAACCTGCGCGCCGATACTCTCGAAAAGCTGGAAGAGGGTCAGGTGTTCGAAGGTATCGTCAAGAATCTTACCGATTACGGTGCCTTTATCGACCTCGGTGGCATCGACGGTCTGCTGCACATCACCGACATGTCCTGGGGCCGGGTCAGCCATCCCTCCGACATTCTGTCTGTCGGTGATAAAATCAAAGTCAAGGTTCTCAAGTTTGACCGCGAAAAAGAGCGGGTCTCTCTGGGTCTCAAGCAAATCACGCCTGATCCCTGGCTGGAAGTCGAGTCTAAATACCCCGTGGGGATGCGTGTCACCGGCAAGGTTGTCAGCCTTACCGATTATGGCGCCTTTGTGGAACTGGATGAAGGGGTTGAAGGTCTGATCCATGTCTCCGAGATGAGCTGGACCAAGCGCATCAAGCATCCCAACAAGGTCCTCAGCATTGGCGACGAAGTCGAGTCCGTCGTGTTGGCCCTTGATATCCCCAACCGTCGCATTTCCCTCGGTCTCAAACAGGTCGAGCCCAACCCCTGGGATGTGATTGGCGAGAAATTCCCCGCCGGTACCGTCATCGAAGGGCAGGTCAAGAACATCACCGATTTCGGTATCTTCGTTGGTGTTGACGAAGGGATTGACGGCCTGGTGCATATCTCTGATCTTTCCTGGACCAAGCGGATCAAGCATCCTTCTGAAATCTACAAAAAGGGTGACATCGTTAAAGCGGTCGTTCTCAATATCGATCGCGAAAACGAGCGATTCTCTCTCGGTATCAAACAGCTGGCCATGGATCCCTGGGAAACCATCCCTACCCGCTACGCACCCGGTACCATCATCCGTGGCAAGGTAACCTCCGTAACCGATTTTGGCATCTTCGTCGAAGTGGAGGAGGGCATCGAAGGCCTGATCCATGTCTCGGAAATCAGCAAAGAGAAGATCGATTCTCCGAAAAGCTTTGCCAACGTCGGGGATGAAATCGAGGCCGTTGTGCTCAACGTCGACACGGCTGATCGCAAAATCGCCCTCTCAATCAAACATCTGGCTACCCAGAAAGAAAAAGCCGAGGTCGATGCTTTCCTTGGCGCCCAAAAGAGTGCAACCTCCAACTTCGGGGATTTGCTGCAGGGTGCCTTGAACAAGGCCGGCGAAGACAAGTCTGAAGACTGA
- the ispH gene encoding 4-hydroxy-3-methylbut-2-enyl diphosphate reductase has translation MKIILAKSAGFCFGVKRATSMAFDSADSHERICSLGPIIHSPQLVEKLEEKGVSVVGRVEDIHEGAVIVRSHGITADEMADLATKGLEVVDATCPFVKIAQDHAALLSSEGYVVVLVGEEEHPEVQGIVSYAAGVDVYVVPDQAKAEGIPRSKKIGVVAQTTQPFENLRQVVDVCLRKSKELRVFNTICDATSVRQGEARDIARQVDLMLVIGGFNSANTNRLAQLCSEIQPRTYHVETAIEIDSAWFDGVQTVGITAGASTPQWIIDEVVDRVSGLKK, from the coding sequence ATGAAAATCATTCTGGCAAAGAGCGCCGGGTTCTGCTTCGGGGTCAAAAGAGCCACCAGTATGGCCTTTGATTCTGCTGACTCCCACGAACGCATCTGTTCTTTAGGCCCCATTATTCATTCCCCGCAACTGGTTGAAAAACTGGAAGAAAAGGGGGTCAGTGTGGTGGGGCGTGTGGAGGATATCCACGAGGGAGCTGTCATTGTCCGTTCCCACGGCATCACGGCCGATGAAATGGCCGACCTTGCCACCAAGGGGTTGGAGGTCGTGGATGCGACCTGTCCTTTTGTCAAAATAGCTCAGGATCACGCTGCCCTGCTCAGCTCCGAGGGGTATGTGGTTGTTTTGGTTGGTGAAGAGGAGCATCCTGAGGTACAGGGTATTGTTTCTTATGCCGCAGGCGTTGATGTTTACGTCGTCCCTGATCAGGCGAAGGCTGAAGGGATACCTCGCAGCAAGAAGATAGGCGTGGTCGCCCAGACGACCCAGCCGTTCGAGAATCTGCGCCAGGTTGTCGACGTCTGTTTGCGAAAAAGCAAGGAACTTCGCGTTTTTAATACGATCTGCGATGCTACCTCCGTCCGTCAGGGGGAGGCTCGGGATATTGCTCGACAGGTCGACCTGATGTTGGTCATCGGTGGGTTCAATAGCGCCAATACCAACCGCCTTGCCCAACTCTGTTCAGAGATCCAGCCCCGAACCTATCATGTCGAAACGGCTATCGAAATCGATTCTGCCTGGTTTGATGGCGTTCAAACCGTAGGGATCACTGCCGGTGCCTCAACACCCCAGTGGATCATCGATGAAGTGGTGGATAGGGTTTCCGGGTTGAAAAAATAA